ACATAAATATGTCCTTTTTGTGCTGCCATCATAAGTGCGTTATAACCATCTTCCTTTTGTAAGTTTACCTCCAGATCTTCTCGCTCCATTAATTTTTCTACAACATCTGCATGTCCATCGTTAGCTGCCATCATAAGTGCGTTATAACCATCATTCTTTTGTAAGTTTACCTCCAGATCTTTTCGTTTTATCAATTTTTCTACAACATAAGTATGTCCTTTTTGTGCTGCCATAATAAGTGCGTTAAAACCATTCATTTGAAAGCTGACATCAATATTATCAGATTGTAACGCTTTCTCAGTCAAAGAAATATAATTTCCTCTGGCTGCATAAAAAAGAGTTGCTCCATTATGCTGATATTTTTCTCGATATGGATTCAAATAGGCAATAGCTGCTTTAGCATCTGATGATTCTGTATTATATTTCTCGGTGAAAAATTTAACATACTCAGTATTATTATAATATTGTAGGCCTTTAAACTGGTTATCAAATATTATAAATTGATCTTGTCCTATCCGGGATAAGGCAATGGTATGATCATCTGTAGGATAAATATAAGCGTTTTCTCCTATAGCTATAGAACTTAATAAAGCTTGAAAATTATCTTTATTTAACGGTACAATATCCTTAACCCGCTGGTCTGTTATTAAGCTTAAACTACGTTTTAATAAAAGATCTGCAAATGAAGTTAGTAATTCACTATTTTCATCTAGCGCTAAAGACTCTATGAAGGAAGAGAATAATACTCTTCCTTTTTTATGCTGATATTCTTGGATTAGAGCAACAAATAACTGGCTAAATTCTTCACAAAAACCTTGTTTAACTTTTGTTGAGCCTGATGAAGCTATTAAATGTTTTTGCAGGTTTAAATTAGCGTTATGTAAGCTTATTTCATTGATTTCTGGTATAAAACTTACTGAGGAGTTAGTTACAGAAAAATGTTCATTTACAAAGCTTGTCATCAAAGAATTTGTTTTTAGTTCTTTACTTCCATGTAGATAAAAGTCAGGCTTTGGTTTAAAAACATGACTTTCTTCTAATACTCCTAGTTCTAATGCGTTTTTTGATATTGAATTTCCAGGAAGATAAGTGGGTTTTTTAGCAAAAGGATGATCTGCTGTAGATAACTTTGGAAGTTGATATCCATCATAGATCTGTCTTAAGAAAGTGACACCAAGACCACATGCTAATAGTTTTATTAATTTGTTTCTCATAATTATACCCTTAATTCTATATATTATAACATAATTTTAGGATTCTGACAAATGTAAAAGCTAGGAATACATAAAAACATATATTATACTTCAAATATGCAGGGTTTTATATGATTTTATTGCTTATGTGATAATTTAACTTCGTTAAACATTTGAATAAAATTATCTTTACAAACAGCATTTGCTATAATAATTATCGAGCTAGAATAGCTATTATGTTTATTGTTGCAGTTCTTTCAACCCATTGAGAAAAGGTTTTTAAGCTATTTTGTTCTGGCTTTAGCTGTGCTCTTTTTTGTGTTTCTGATTTTACTAAAGCAAGATATAAGAAAAATATTTAAGAGTAATATGCAGCTAAATAAAGACTAACTTATAACTTACTATGGCTACCATCACAAAAGACAGAGCCAGACTTGGCATGTTTGCAGCCGCAAAAATAAACATCCTTATTTTCATCAGCAACCCATTTTACTGATTTATATTCAGGAGCAAGTTTCTTATGCTTACCATCGCAAAAAGGTTGTTTGTCACTATAGCCACAACTACACCATGAATATTTTTTGCCTTTTTCTACGGAAATTTTATAAGGTGCTTTCTGTACTATTTTTACTTCTTTACTCATTGTTTTCACTTGGTTTATATTTAGACTTTAACATATTTTTAAAATTAAAAATAGCTTTTTATAAAAAAAGCCCCTTAAAATAAATTAAGAGGCTTATAAAATTTTTAGATAAATTTTTTGCAAAAATGATTACATCATGCCTGGCATACCCATGCCACCCATGCCTGGCATGCCACCCATAGGTGCTCCGCCTCCTGCATTATCATCACCAGGCTCTTCAGCTACTAATGCTTCAGTAGTGATTAATAATGAAGCAACGGATGCCGCATCTTGAATTGACGCTCTTACTACTTTAGTAGGATCAATAATTCCTGCTTTTACTAAGTTGCAGTACACATCATTTTGCGCATCATAACCAAAGTCAGGATCATTATTTTCTAAGACCTTATTAGCAACAACAGCACCATCAACACCAGCATTTTCTGCAATTTGTCTAATTGGGGCTTGTAACGCTTTTTTGACGATCGTAATACCAGCATTTTGATCTTCATTAGCGCCTTTAACATTAGCTAAGATTAAAGAAGCCTTTAATAAAGTAGAGCCACCACCTGCTACAACACCTTCTTCTAATGCAGCAATTACTGCACATTTAGCATCTTCCACACGGTCTTTCTTTTCTTTAACTTCAACTTCAGTAGCTCCACCAACTTTTAAAATTGCCACACCTCCTGATAATTTAGCTAATCTTTCTTGAAGCTTTTCTTTATCATAGTCAGAAGTAGATTCTTCAATTTGCGCTTTGATTTGCTTACATCTAGTTTCAATATCAGCATCACTGCCATTACCATCAACTATAGTAGTTTCTTCTTTAGTAATAATAACTCTTCTTGCCGTACCAAGCATTTCTAAAGTAGTTTCTTCTAATTTATGTCCCACTTCTTCAGAAATAACTTGAGCATTAGTTAAAACGCCTAAATCATCTAGCATAGCTTTTCTTCTATCGCCAAAGCCTGGTGCTTTTACTGCACAAATTTTTAAACCACCTCTTAATTTATTAACCACTAATGCAGCAAGAGCTTCACCTTCTACATCTTCAGCAACAATTAATAATGGCCTGCCTGATTGAACTACAGCTTCTAATAAAGCAACGATTTGTTGTAGGTTAGAAATTTTCTTATCTACAATTAAAATATGTGGATTATCTAATTCAACCGTCATTTTTTCTGAATTTGTCACAAAATATGGTGATAAATAACCACGGTCAAAATTCATTCCTTCAACTACATCTACTTCAAAATCTAAACCTTTAGCTTCTTCCACAGTAATTGGGCTGTCTTTACCTACTTTATATATAGCTTCAGCAATTTTTTCACCAATTTCAGCATCTCCATTAGCTGATATTGTAGCTACTTGCGCAACTTCATCTTGTGATGCTACTGTTTTTGATGAGCTTCTGATGTTTTCAATAATTTTGCCTACTGCTAGATCAATTCCTCTTTTAAGATCCATTGGATTCATACCAGCTGCTACTGCTTTACTACCTTCTCTGACTAAAGCTTGAGCTAATACTGTTGAAGTAGTAGTACCATCACCTGCTACATCATTAGTTTTGTTTGCTACTTCCTTAATCATCTGTGCGCCCATATTCTCAAAAGGACATTTAACTTCGATTTCTTTTGCAACAGTAACACCATCTTCAGTGATTTTTGCAGGACCGAATACTTTGGGTAGAATTACATTTCTACCTTTTGGACCTAAAGTTACTTTTACAACGTTAGCTAAAGTATCTACTCCTTTAAGTAGAGACTTTCTTGCTTCATTATCAAATTGAATTATTTTAGCCATTATTTACCTATTAATTATTGTTCAATTGTTGCTAAAATATCTGATTCTTTCATGATGATTAATTCTTCACCATTTACTTTGACTTCAGTACCAGACCATTTAGCAAATAAAATTTTATCGCCAGTTTTAATTTCCAATGGCACAATTGTACCATTTTCTTTTAAAGTTCCATTACCAGCAGCGACTACTTCGCCTTCTTGTGGTTTTTCTTGCGCAGAGTCAGGTAAAATAATTCCTCCGGCAGTTTTTTGCTCAGATTCAGTTCTTCTAACTAAAACTCTATCATATAAAGGTTTAACTACAGACATTTTTTTTCTCGTTAATTAGTTATTTATAAAAAGTTAAGTTTTATATAGTTATGATTTCTAGCAAGTCAAGGACTTAACTGTAATAAAACTATAATAATTCTCTGATATCAGTTAAATAACCAGTAATAGCTGCTGCTGCTGCCATTTCTGGACTCATTAAATGGGTTCTCCCCCCCCTTCCTTGGCGACCTTCGAAATTTCTATTAGAAGTAGAAGCGCATCTCTCACCAGGCTCTAAGCGGTCAGCATTCATTGCTAAGCACATTGAACAACCAGGCTCACGCCAATCAAAGCCAGCTTCTATGAAGATTTTATCTAAACCTTCCTCTTCAGCTTGCATTCTTACTAAACCGGAACCAGGCACAATCATTGCATAAACGCTAGATGTAACTTTCTTGCCCTTGACCAATTTTGCTACCACACGCAAATCCTCAATTCGAGAATTAGTACATGAACCAATAAAAACCTTATCTATTTGAATATCGGTAATTTTAGTACCAGCTGTAAGCCCCATATATTCTAAAGCTCTTTCTTTTGTTTTTATACGCTCTGAATTTGTTGAGACTTTATTTGGGTGTGGAACATAACCAGTAATTTCAACAACATCTTCGGGGCTTGTTCCCCATGTGACTTGTGGAGCCAAAGATTTTGCATCAAGAGATATTTCTTTGTCGAACTTAGCATCAGAATCTGATTTTAATGTCTCCCAATATTCTACAGCCTTATCAAATTCTACCCCTTTTGGCACTAAATTACGGCCTTTCAAATAAGAAAATGTTGTTTTATCTGGAGCAATTAAACCAGCTCTTGCACCCGCTTCAATCGACATGTTACAGATAGTCATCCTTTCTTCTTGGGATAAATCTGTAATGGCCTCACCACAAAATTCTATAACATGGCCAGTTCCACCTGCCGTACCAAGTTCTTTTATAATCGCTAATATTATGTCTTTGGCTGTTAAATATGAAGGTCTTTTTCCAGTTACTTCTACTTTTAGATTTTTAGATTGTTTTTGTCTTAAAGTTTGTGTAGCCATAACATGCTCAACTTCAGATGTACCAATACCAAAAGCCAAGGCACCAAAAGCTCCATGTGTTGAAGTATGGGAGTCTCCACAAACTAAAGTTGTGCCAGGTAATGTAAAGCCTTGCTCAGGACCAATAACGTGAACTATACCTTGCCTGTTATCTGCTAAAGAAAAATATTCTAAATTAAATTCTGCGCAATTTTGTTCTAAGGTCTCAACTTGGATTCTTGATGTTTCATCTTTAATTCCTTCCACCCTTTTTTCTGTAGGAACGTTGTGATCTGCTACCGCCAATATTGTTTCAGGTCTTTTTATGGAACGCTTGCTTAGTCTTAAGCCTTCAAATGCTTGAGGACTAGTTACCTCATGTACTAAATGTTTGTCTATGTAAATTAAAGAACCATTATCATTATCTTCTATAAGATGGCTCTGCCAGATCTTTTCGTATAAGGTTTTTCCCATTCTAATAAAAAAAATATTAATAAGGTTAAATTACAAAGCTAATGCTTCTAAAGCAAGTTAATTTAAATAAGCTGCTTTAGGGCTAAAGCAAAGGCTAGTCTTTTTTGTTGCTTTCCGTATTGTTAGCATCGGTATTTTTTGATTTCGCAGTTGGCTTTTTGAAGAATTCTTTTTTTTCTTTAATTCTAGCAGCCTTACCTCGCAATTTTCTCATGTAATATAATTTTGCTCTTCGAACTATTCCTCTTTTAGTAACTTCAATAGATGCTATTTTAGGAGAATATAAAGGGAATTTTCTTTCTACTCCTTCGCCATTTGAAATTTTTCTAACTGTAAAAGTAGAATTTATTGAATCAGAAGATCTTGCAATACATAATCCCTGGAAAGATTGTAATCTCTCAGTTTTTCCTTCTATAATTTTTACGCCAACTTTTAGAGTGTCTCCTGGGCGGAAATCTGGAATTTCTTTGTTTAGATCTTTAATTTGTTGTTGTTCAAACTTTTTAATTACATCCATTTTTATTACCTTCGTTATCTTTATATAATTGCCACAAATCTGGCCTTTTCTGCTCCGTAGTAAATTTGCTTTCATTTAATCGCCATTCAGAGATTTTCTGGTGATTACCTGAGCGCAAAATTTGAGGAACTTCGTAACCTTGCCAAATTGCTGGTCTTGTATAGTGAGGATATTCCAATAAATTTTCATATTCACTATTAACCGCAAAACTCTCCTCAGTTAGAGAGTCACTGTTACCAAGTACATTGGGTAAAGTTCTGACAACTGCATCAATCAATATTTGTGCAGCTAACTCACCACCTGAAATTACAATATCGCCAATAGAAAATTCTGCAATATTATAATGCTCAATGATGCGTTGATCAATACCCTCAAATCTACCACAGACCAGTAATATATTGTTTTCTTTTGCAAATTCAACTATTTTCTTTTGTTTTAATAATTTGCCCCGCGGAGTTGGGTATAAAATTTTATAATTTTCTGGTTTTTTCTCGGTGATATTATCTATTGCATTTGCTAAAATGTCAGGCCTAAACACCATGCCAGATCCTCCACCATAAGGGACATCATCTACACGTTTATTGACTTTGCTATAATCTCTTAAATTAAAAACTTCTAAATTCCAGATTTGCTTTTTATGAGCCTCACCCAAAATAGAAGAGCCTAATTGGCCAGGAAATAAATCAGGATGTAAAGTAATAATTTTTATTTTCAGCATGTGAACTCTAGATCATATCTGGTCGGTTAAATTTAATCTCATGCTTTTTAAGGTCAATTTCTGGAAAAATTTCATCAGTAAAAGGAAATGCTTCATTTTTACTATTTAGAAAAGCAATAGTTACAATGTCCCCAGCTCCATAATTCGCTACATCACTAACTTCGCCAATAACATTGTTATTTTCTAAAATTTTAGCACCAACTAAGTCAGCATAGTAAAAGCTTTTATCGTTGGTTTTGGGTAAATCTATTTTTTGAATAAGTAAAAACTCATTTTGCAAAGATTTGGCCTGGTCTACATCACTAACTCCTTCTATCTTGGCTATAGCATTATCTGCTTTAAAGCCTCTAAAAGCGACCTCTACTTTATTTTCTGATATAAAGAAATTTTTATATTGTTGTATATTTTTTGTATATAAAAAAAGCTTTACCTCACCTCTAACGCCATGCGTTTTTGTGATTTTAGCAATTTTTATATAATCATTAACAGACAAGGGCTAAATGCTTAAACTATTCAGCTTTCGCTTCCGCTTCAGCTTTCGCTTCAGCTTCTAATTTAGCTTTCTCATCTGCTTCAGCTTTTGCTTTTGCTTCGGCTTCAGCTTTTTCTTTGGCTAATTTGTCAGCTTTAATTTTGTCTCTTTCAGTTTGAGACTTTGGAAAAGAAGCAGGTAAATATTTTTCAACTATTTTAAAGCCGTTATCCCACAAAAATATTGCAACTTTTTCACTTGGAGTTGCGCCTGTTTTTAACCAGTATTCCACTCTATCTTTATCGAAAGTAAATCTTTCTTTATTATCAGAACTTAACAAAGGATTGTATGTGCCGATTTTTTCAATAAAATTTCCATCACGAGGAGCTCTTTGATCGGATACTACCAATCTGTAAAAAGGTTTTTTCTTTGCGCCAGCTCTCGCTAATCTTATTCTAGTTGCCATATTTATTTAAATAGTTAATTAGGGCATTAAAATATATTTCTTGCTGTATAATATGCAAGCAAAAACTGATAATATTTTATTTTGGAATTATATATAGACAAATAACCGTATTTTTTATTATAAATAAGTAAAATTTTTATATGAGTAAATTATGAGCAATGTCAAAGTTAGGTTTGCCCCATCACCAACTGGTATGCTGCATATTGGTTCGGCAAGAACCGCGTTATTTAATTACTTATTTGCACGCCATAATGGGGGGGAATATTTGCTTCGCATAGAAGACACTGATAAAGCTAGATCAACAAAAGAGGCTGAGGCTGAAATTTTAGCTAGTATGAATTGGCTGGGATTAAATGCAGATAAAGAGCCTGTCTACCAGTCAAAAAGAGAGTTAAGGCATAAAGAGGTGGTTGCGCAATTATTAGCAGAGAATAAAGCTTATCACTGCTATGCAACTAAAGAAGAGCTTGATGAGTTACGTGAAGCAGCAATTAAAAATAAACAAAGATTTAAATATGATAATAGGTGGCGTGAGCGAAATCCTAATGAAGCTCCAGCAGGAATTACACCTGTGGTTAGAATTAAAGCTCCATTAGATGGCTATACAAAATTTAATGATCTAGTACAAGGTGAAATAAAAGTTAATAACAAAGAAATAGAAGATTTCATAATTTTAAGAAGTGATGGAACACCTACTTACATGCTGGCGGTAGTTGTAGATGATATTGACATGGCTATTACGCACGTTATAAGGGGAGATGATCATTTAAGTAACACACCAAAGCAAATAATTCTATATAACGCTTTAATTGCAACTTGTCCTGAATTTGCGCATATTCCATTAATCTATGGTGCGGATGGTAAAAAAATGTCGAAAAGACATGGCGCTACAGCTGCTTCAGAATATCAAGAGCTTGGCTATTTGCCAGAAGCAATGCGTAATTATCTTTTAAGATTAGGTTTTTCGCATGGAGATGATGAAATAATTTCTGACGCAGATGCCATAAGCTGGTTTAATTTTACCAACGTAGGTAAGTCTCCAGCTAGATTCGATTTTAAAAAATTAGATAATCTAAATGCACATTATTTAAAACATAAAAACAATGATGAGCTTATGGTTTTTTTAGCTGCGCAATATCCAGATCTTACTGAGTTAGAAAAAAGCAGAATTAATAAATTACTAGATGAAATCAAAGCTAGAGCTAAAAACTTAATAGAGCTCAAACATGCTATTTTATTTTTACGAGAAAATTTTGGAGAAAGGCTAACGCTAACAGATAAGGCGCAAAAAGATATAGCTAAGCTAGTAGATCAGCAAATAAAAATCATTGATTTTTATAAGGAAATAGATAGTTTTAAACATGATAATTTATACGAAAAAACAAAAATATTTGCAGAGCAAGAAGATATAAAGCTTAAATTTATAGCAGCTTTTTTAAGAGCGAAGCTTACAGGCTCCCATGTTTCTCCTAGTATATTTGAGATTATGGAGTTGCTAGAAAAAGATGAGGTGTTAAAAAGACTTAGCATGTAATATTATTTAAATAATACGCATAGCTCTTCAAGTTTTTTGTAAAAAAAATATAATCATGTAATTTAGTTAGAGGAAAAAACTAATGATAAAAGTTAAAAATTTGGCCATAGCTTTTCAAGGTCAGCAGATTTTTCAAGATGTAAATATTCATTTTAACCCAGGTGAAAAAGTAGGTCTAATTGGTAGAAATGGTAGTGGAAAATCTACATTTCTAAAAATTATGTTAGGTATGCAAGAAGCAGATCTTGGTTCAGTAGAACTATCCAATAATTATAGAATTGGTTACTTAGAACAACATCTTAGCTTTTCACATGATACCGTAATGGCTGAGGTGGCAAGTGTTTTGCCAGAAGAGCGTGCTTATGAAGAATGGAAAGGAGAGATGATTTTGCAAGGGCTTGGTTTTAGCACTGAAGATTTGCAAAAAGACCCCAAAGAATTTTCAGGGGGCTTTCAAGTGAAAATAAATTTAGCTAAATTGTTATTAGATGAGCCTAATCTGTTGTTATTAGATGAACCAACAAATTATCTGGATATTCACTCAACCAAGTGGTTGAAAAAATTTCTGCAGGATTGGGATGGTGAATTAATTTTAATAACACATGACCGTGCTTTCATGGATAGCATTATTACGCATACATTAAATATTCATAGGGGGCAATTCAGAAAGATCGCAGGTAATACAAAAAAAATCAAAGAGCAAATAGCACAAGAAGAAGAGATTTACGAAAAAACTAGGGTTAATCAAGAAAAAGAACGGCAAAAAACTCAAGAATGGATAGATCGTTTTAAATCTAAAGCAAGTCAGGCTAGTAGGGCTCAGTCAAAAATGAAAGCCTTAGAAAAACAAGGCGTAATGGAAAGATTAGGTGATGTAGAAACCTTAGAATTCAAATTTAATTACAAATTATATGAAAGCAAAGAAAGTTTAATTAAAGTTAATAATTTATCTTTTGGTTATACAGAAAAAGATGTTTTAATCAAGAATTTGGGCTTTTCGGTTAATAAAGGCGATAAAATTTGTGTTATTGGCAAGAATGGTAAAGGTAAATCAACTTTACTCAAGCTTTTAGCCAAAGAAATAGAGGCTAATGATAATTCTGTGTTATATCATGATAAAACTAAAATTGGTTATTTTGGTCAAATGAATATCGAGCGTTTAAACCCCAATTTATCAGTTTGCGAGGAAATTCAAACTAGTGACTCCAAAGCGCCAATAGGAAATATAAGGCGAGTTTGTTCAAATGTTATGTTTTCTGGAGATTCTGCTCATAAGAAAATCTCAGTGTTATCAGGTGGTGAGAAAAGCAGGGTGATGCTTGGTAAAATTTTATTGCAATCTGTTAATTTGTTGTTTTTAGACGAACCTACAAATCATCTAGATATGGAATCAGCGGAAGCCTTAATGAGCGCTGTAAATAATTTTGAAGGGGCGGTAGTTATGGTTACGCATGATGAAAGTTTTTTAAAGAAGATAGCAAATAAACTAATCATTTATGATAATGGCAGAGTGTTTATGCATGATGATGAATATAAGCACTTCCTTAAGAAGGTTGGCTGGCAAGATGTTTAAGCGTAGTTAGATTCATATTGTAGTGAAATTATTTTTATATTAATGAAGAAATTAACAAAATTATTAGCAATAGTTAGCTGGGTATGTGCTATTTATTTGTTAATTATGTTTTTTAATTTAAAAAAAACTTTAAATTTTGAACAACAAGCCTTAGTTACCCCTATTATCACTTATGTTAAAAGCACTTCATTAGATGATGAGGAGAAAGCATTTATTAAAAAAATTAATCCATTTGGCATATTACTTAATAGTGAAAATATAGCGTCTAAAGCGCAGATAAAAACATTAATTAGGGAGTTGAAGTTATTATTTCCAGGACGAAAATTATATGTTGCTATAGATCAAGAAGGTGGTCAGGTAGACAGATTAAAAAAGATTTTTGCAAAAGATAAGCTCTTAAAAGAAGCATCATATTATGGTGCTATAGCAGAATATGATTTAGTGCAGGCTAAAAGAGAGCTTTATCGAGATAGTAAATTTACAGCAGAAATATTAGCTGATTTAGGGTTTGATATTAATTTGGCACCTATGGTAGATTTGACATTTTTTAAAAATTCTTCAGTAAAAGGAGTGAAGAAAAGTTGGGCTGCAACTGAAGCAAGATCATATAGTAGTGAAGTACGCATAGTAGTAGAATTAGCCACCGTTTTTATAAAAGCTATGCATGAAGTAGGTATTATAACAGTAGTCAAACATATACCTGGCTTAGGCAGAGCTTTTGAGGATAGTCATAATGGTGAAGCAATTATTGAAGCGGGCTATTTAGATTTGCTGGAAAAGGACTTTCTAGTTTTTAAAGCTTTAGCAAAAATAGCTAAAATGGCTATGGTGTCACATGGTACTTATAGTGCGATCGACCCATTACCTGCAACTTTTTCAAAGAAAATTATTAAAGATGTAATAAAAAGAGAGATCCAGTTCAATGGGTTGCTAATATCGGATGCACTTAATATGCAGGCAATATCTAATTACAAATTAGAAGATAGAGTTAAAAAATCATTAGCCGCAGGGGTTGATATTGTGATACCAAATTATGTTTCTAGAATAGTCGCGATTAAGGCTGTTAAGGCAATAAAAGAAGAAAATCTTAAAAAATTTAATCAAAAATTAGTTGCTTTAGGGTACTTAAATTAGTGTTATTTGACGCCGGCTAGAGTTTTATATAGCCTTTTCTAAATACGATACTTAGAAAAAAAATGCTAACCTCAAATGTGTAAAGTTAATTTAGTAGATGTGTAAATAATAGAGAAAAGTTAGCGAAGGGTAAAATGTTGAAACTAAACTTTACTCCATATAATTTTTGTTTAATGTTTTGTTTCTATTAATTAGCAAGCTTTCTAGTAATGCATAAGAGCACAGGAAGTATGCTGTTTAATTGGTATAGAAAAAATTATGATACAAAATTGAGGCAAGTGGCTTTATACTAAAAGCAACGGTAGTTAAAATAATAGAAAATTTTAGTTAGGGATTTAAAAGAAAGAGAAGATTTATGACTTTAAAGAAAATTATTAACAATGCACTAATACAATTAATTTTATTGCCCATAAAGTTCTATCGTTATTTTATTTCACCATTATATAGTGCTAATTGTCGTTTTATCCCAACCTGCTCCACTTACGCTTTAGAGGCGTTAAAAACACATGGAATTTTTTATGGCAGCTATTTAGTGGTAAAAAGACTTTTTAAATGCCACCCTTTTGGTGGATGCCATGGCTATGACCCCGTACCAGCCAAAAAACCCAACTTAATTAAAAAGTAAAATTAGCGTAATTTAATTACAGAAGATCAGCTATCTTGACCAAGCCTAGAAAAAAGAGTAACATAAAAGTTAAGTTATAGGTTTAACATGAGGTAGAGAGATATGTATAAAGCTAATTTAATCGGTATAATAGCTCCTATTGGTTGGTCAATGATACCTATATTGTTTTTCTTCCTGCAGCCATTTAATTCAATATTTGCTACAGCCTTAATATTTTTATTTTTCTTTCTGATAGACTTTGTCAGACAATTAATATTTGGTAAAATTATAAACCCTTTTGCTATTTCTATAGGTTATTATTTAACTGGCACTCTTGGCATGGCTATATTCTACATTTGCTATTTTATGGCATTAACCATGGCTCCTATTATAGCAGTTTTTTTGATTTCATATTTAAGTGGTGTACTTAAGATATTTTATGCAAAATTATTTTATAATTTACCTATAGAGCGGAAGCATATAATAGCTGCCATTTTCAATGTTGCAGCTGTTATACTAGTCGCCATTAACAAAAAGTCAGAAAGTTTT
This genomic window from Alphaproteobacteria bacterium contains:
- the groL gene encoding chaperonin GroEL (60 kDa chaperone family; promotes refolding of misfolded polypeptides especially under stressful conditions; forms two stacked rings of heptamers to form a barrel-shaped 14mer; ends can be capped by GroES; misfolded proteins enter the barrel where they are refolded when GroES binds) gives rise to the protein MMAKIIQFDNEARKSLLKGVDTLANVVKVTLGPKGRNVILPKVFGPAKITEDGVTVAKEIEVKCPFENMGAQMIKEVANKTNDVAGDGTTTSTVLAQALVREGSKAVAAGMNPMDLKRGIDLAVGKIIENIRSSSKTVASQDEVAQVATISANGDAEIGEKIAEAIYKVGKDSPITVEEAKGLDFEVDVVEGMNFDRGYLSPYFVTNSEKMTVELDNPHILIVDKKISNLQQIVALLEAVVQSGRPLLIVAEDVEGEALAALVVNKLRGGLKICAVKAPGFGDRRKAMLDDLGVLTNAQVISEEVGHKLEETTLEMLGTARRVIITKEETTIVDGNGSDADIETRCKQIKAQIEESTSDYDKEKLQERLAKLSGGVAILKVGGATEVEVKEKKDRVEDAKCAVIAALEEGVVAGGGSTLLKASLILANVKGANEDQNAGITIVKKALQAPIRQIAENAGVDGAVVANKVLENNDPDFGYDAQNDVYCNLVKAGIIDPTKVVRASIQDAASVASLLITTEALVAEEPGDDNAGGGAPMGGMPGMGGMGMPGMM
- the leuC gene encoding 3-isopropylmalate dehydratase large subunit; the encoded protein is MGKTLYEKIWQSHLIEDNDNGSLIYIDKHLVHEVTSPQAFEGLRLSKRSIKRPETILAVADHNVPTEKRVEGIKDETSRIQVETLEQNCAEFNLEYFSLADNRQGIVHVIGPEQGFTLPGTTLVCGDSHTSTHGAFGALAFGIGTSEVEHVMATQTLRQKQSKNLKVEVTGKRPSYLTAKDIILAIIKELGTAGGTGHVIEFCGEAITDLSQEERMTICNMSIEAGARAGLIAPDKTTFSYLKGRNLVPKGVEFDKAVEYWETLKSDSDAKFDKEISLDAKSLAPQVTWGTSPEDVVEITGYVPHPNKVSTNSERIKTKERALEYMGLTAGTKITDIQIDKVFIGSCTNSRIEDLRVVAKLVKGKKVTSSVYAMIVPGSGLVRMQAEEEGLDKIFIEAGFDWREPGCSMCLAMNADRLEPGERCASTSNRNFEGRQGRGGRTHLMSPEMAAAAAITGYLTDIRELL
- the rimM gene encoding 16S rRNA processing protein RimM encodes the protein MSVNDYIKIAKITKTHGVRGEVKLFLYTKNIQQYKNFFISENKVEVAFRGFKADNAIAKIEGVSDVDQAKSLQNEFLLIQKIDLPKTNDKSFYYADLVGAKILENNNVIGEVSDVANYGAGDIVTIAFLNSKNEAFPFTDEIFPEIDLKKHEIKFNRPDMI
- a CDS encoding CDGSH iron-sulfur domain-containing protein is translated as MSKEVKIVQKAPYKISVEKGKKYSWCSCGYSDKQPFCDGKHKKLAPEYKSVKWVADENKDVYFCGCKHAKSGSVFCDGSHSKL
- the groES gene encoding co-chaperone GroES, translating into MSVVKPLYDRVLVRRTESEQKTAGGIILPDSAQEKPQEGEVVAAGNGTLKENGTIVPLEIKTGDKILFAKWSGTEVKVNGEELIIMKESDILATIEQ
- a CDS encoding ankyrin repeat domain-containing protein, which produces MRNKLIKLLACGLGVTFLRQIYDGYQLPKLSTADHPFAKKPTYLPGNSISKNALELGVLEESHVFKPKPDFYLHGSKELKTNSLMTSFVNEHFSVTNSSVSFIPEINEISLHNANLNLQKHLIASSGSTKVKQGFCEEFSQLFVALIQEYQHKKGRVLFSSFIESLALDENSELLTSFADLLLKRSLSLITDQRVKDIVPLNKDNFQALLSSIAIGENAYIYPTDDHTIALSRIGQDQFIIFDNQFKGLQYYNNTEYVKFFTEKYNTESSDAKAAIAYLNPYREKYQHNGATLFYAARGNYISLTEKALQSDNIDVSFQMNGFNALIMAAQKGHTYVVEKLIKRKDLEVNLQKNDGYNALMMAANDGHADVVEKLMEREDLEVNLQKEDGYNALMMAAQKGHIYV
- the trmD gene encoding tRNA (guanosine(37)-N1)-methyltransferase TrmD, which translates into the protein MLKIKIITLHPDLFPGQLGSSILGEAHKKQIWNLEVFNLRDYSKVNKRVDDVPYGGGSGMVFRPDILANAIDNITEKKPENYKILYPTPRGKLLKQKKIVEFAKENNILLVCGRFEGIDQRIIEHYNIAEFSIGDIVISGGELAAQILIDAVVRTLPNVLGNSDSLTEESFAVNSEYENLLEYPHYTRPAIWQGYEVPQILRSGNHQKISEWRLNESKFTTEQKRPDLWQLYKDNEGNKNGCN
- the rplS gene encoding 50S ribosomal protein L19, producing MDVIKKFEQQQIKDLNKEIPDFRPGDTLKVGVKIIEGKTERLQSFQGLCIARSSDSINSTFTVRKISNGEGVERKFPLYSPKIASIEVTKRGIVRRAKLYYMRKLRGKAARIKEKKEFFKKPTAKSKNTDANNTESNKKD